In the Aquimarina spinulae genome, TTGCTTAAATCCGGGTTAAAGTGATATACATCACCCTAAAGAAGTGACAATCCTCCTTCGTAATAATTTCATTCTACAACACCTTTGTATGACCATTAATTTAATAAAAAAGTCATGCCATACATTAACATTAAAGTTACTGATGAACAAGTAACGATAGATCAAAAACGTCAATTAATAGAAGGTGCTACACAACTCGTTGTTGACATACTGAACAAAAATCCAAAAACAACTCATGTTGTTATTGAAGAAGTACCTATCGAAAATTGGGGAGTGAACGGGAAACAGTATTTAGGAACTAAAAAATAAAGAACATGAAAAACAAAACAGTAATTATTACAGGTGCATCTACAGGAATTGGTAAAGAAATTGCAAAATATTTTATAGCCCGAGAAAGTAATGTTGTAATGAACTCTGCTAACGAAGAAAACCTGAAAAACGCTTATGAGGAACTCGGTTCTCCTTCGAACGCAATTTACCTGGTCGGGGATATTAGCAAACAAGAAACAGGGCAAAAACTCGTAAGCCTGGCAATAGAAAAATTCAATGCTGTAGATGTTTTAATTAATAATGCAGGAATATTTTCTCCAAAACCGTTTTTAGATGTAGAGGAAAAAGATTTAGATCAATATTGGAATGTGAACCTAAAAGGAACCTATTTTACATCACAAGCTGTGATTCCTCATATGATAAAGCAACAAAATGGTTCGATTATAAACATCGGAACCGTTTTAGTCGACCATGCTATAGATGGATTCCCGGCAACAGCTCCTCTAGCGAGTAAAGGTGCTATACATGCTTTAACCAGGCAACTTGCTGCCGAATTTGGTAAAAACAACATCAAAGTAAACACAATTGCTCCGGGAATAATTAGAAGTCCATTGCAAAGTAAAATCGGAATTGAAGATGCCGATAGCTTAGCGGGATTACATTTATTAAACCGAATTGGAGAAGCTAATGAAATTGCTGAGGCAGCATATTATTTGGCTACATCAAATTTTGTAACCGGTGAAACGATTAATGTGGCAGGAGGGCATACAGTTGGACACGCCATCTAAAAAATAAATTATGTATAAAGAAAATATAAAAGAAATCGAAAGTCTAATTACCGATTATTTTGAGGGAATTTTTTATGGAGATGTAACCAAGCTTGAATCTTGTTTTCATAAAAACGTATATATCTATGGAGATATCAAAGGTGTCGATTATTTAAAAAGTGTAACTGAATATATCGAAGGAGTTAAAAATAGGCAAAGCCCTAAAGATGTAAACGAGCATCTAAAAATGGAAATTATAGGGATAGATATCATGGGTAAAATTGCCATGGCGAAATTACACCTTCCCATGCTAGGTTATAATTATTACGACTATTTATCATTAAGTAAAATCAATAATGATTGGAAAATTGTAAATAAACTATTCACTCATGTGCAATAAATGAAGTGTTATACAAGCCTGATTTGTAAAACAATTTATTCTAAGCCTCTTTACAGAGGCTTTATTTTTTTCCACATAACCTAATCATTGCTCTAGCCACTTTCTAAACATTGAGGTTATTGAGGTACTTGTCATTACTTTTTCGGGATACCCTTTCATTGTGATTAGCAATCGGTTTTTAAAATGATTTTCGATAGTATCGATATATTCTATATGTATGATTTGACTTCTATTGATTTTAAAGAATTTACTAGGTGCTAATTGGCCTTTTAGAACGCCAATACTT is a window encoding:
- a CDS encoding tautomerase family protein produces the protein MPYINIKVTDEQVTIDQKRQLIEGATQLVVDILNKNPKTTHVVIEEVPIENWGVNGKQYLGTKK
- a CDS encoding SDR family NAD(P)-dependent oxidoreductase, with protein sequence MKNKTVIITGASTGIGKEIAKYFIARESNVVMNSANEENLKNAYEELGSPSNAIYLVGDISKQETGQKLVSLAIEKFNAVDVLINNAGIFSPKPFLDVEEKDLDQYWNVNLKGTYFTSQAVIPHMIKQQNGSIINIGTVLVDHAIDGFPATAPLASKGAIHALTRQLAAEFGKNNIKVNTIAPGIIRSPLQSKIGIEDADSLAGLHLLNRIGEANEIAEAAYYLATSNFVTGETINVAGGHTVGHAI
- a CDS encoding nuclear transport factor 2 family protein; translation: MYKENIKEIESLITDYFEGIFYGDVTKLESCFHKNVYIYGDIKGVDYLKSVTEYIEGVKNRQSPKDVNEHLKMEIIGIDIMGKIAMAKLHLPMLGYNYYDYLSLSKINNDWKIVNKLFTHVQ